One Actinomadura viridis genomic region harbors:
- a CDS encoding carboxylate-amine ligase, whose product MTRPVKRRTFGVEEEFLLVDPVSGSPRALSGAVIRCARDQDGQESRPGVIDTELQREQLETDTPPCSSLEELSDRIREARRTISLAAAEEGAAVAALATCPVRVRPSLTPSRRYRRMADEYAMTADEQLTCGCHVHVRVESPEEGVAVLDRIRPWLPPLLALSGNSPFWQGRDTGYASWRQQVWWRWPSSGPTEPFGSPEGYRRAVKALLDTGALLDEGMIYFDARLSRRYPTVEIRVADVCLRPGDTVLLAALARALVEVAARSWREGREPDPVRTDLLRMAMWRASRSGMDEDLVHPVTRHSAPAREVVGALLDHAAPALERYGDLATAERLLERLVEEGNGARRQRAVYERTGDMGKVVADAVQCTSP is encoded by the coding sequence ATGACGAGACCCGTGAAACGGCGGACATTCGGGGTCGAAGAGGAATTCCTGCTGGTCGATCCCGTGAGCGGGAGCCCGCGCGCGCTGTCGGGAGCGGTCATCCGGTGCGCGCGCGACCAGGACGGCCAAGAGTCCCGGCCGGGGGTCATCGACACCGAGCTGCAGCGCGAGCAGCTGGAGACCGACACCCCTCCGTGCTCCTCGCTGGAGGAGCTGTCGGACCGGATCCGCGAGGCGCGGCGGACGATCTCGCTGGCCGCGGCGGAGGAGGGCGCCGCCGTCGCCGCGCTGGCCACCTGCCCGGTGCGGGTGCGGCCGTCGCTGACGCCCTCCCGCCGGTACCGGCGCATGGCCGACGAGTACGCGATGACCGCCGACGAGCAGCTGACGTGCGGCTGCCACGTGCACGTGCGGGTCGAGTCGCCCGAGGAGGGCGTGGCCGTGCTGGACCGGATCCGGCCCTGGCTGCCCCCGCTCCTGGCGCTCAGCGGGAACTCCCCGTTCTGGCAGGGCCGCGACACCGGGTACGCGAGCTGGCGGCAGCAGGTGTGGTGGCGCTGGCCGTCCAGCGGGCCGACCGAGCCGTTCGGGTCGCCGGAGGGCTACCGGCGCGCGGTGAAGGCGCTGCTGGACACCGGTGCGCTGCTGGACGAGGGCATGATCTACTTCGACGCCCGGCTGTCCCGGCGCTATCCGACCGTCGAGATCCGGGTGGCCGACGTGTGCCTGCGCCCCGGCGACACGGTGCTGCTGGCCGCGCTGGCGCGGGCGCTGGTGGAGGTCGCGGCGCGGAGCTGGCGCGAAGGGCGGGAACCTGACCCCGTCCGGACCGACCTGCTCCGGATGGCGATGTGGCGGGCCAGCCGGTCCGGGATGGACGAGGACCTGGTCCACCCGGTCACCCGGCACTCCGCCCCGGCCCGCGAGGTCGTGGGCGCGCTCCTCGATCACGCCGCGCCCGCTCTGGAACGCTACGGCGACCTGGCCACCGCCGAACGGCTGCTGGAACGCCTGGTCGAGGAGGGCAACGGGGCGCGGCGGCAGAGGGCGGTGTACGAGCGGACGGGCGACATGGGCAAGGTCGTGGCCGACGCCGTGCAGTGCACTTCCCCCTAG
- a CDS encoding SDR family oxidoreductase: protein MDLGLSGRRAAVAAAGGGLGFAAARALAAEGVQVAICGRDRDRLEAAAGRLNEEAPGQAVHPVVADVGTPEGAAGFVHEAARALGGVDILVTNAGGPPPGDFDSTPVDAYGPALDLNLMSVVAMCKAAVPAMRERRWGRVVAITSITVRQPIPRLILSNTARAGATGFLKTLALEVAADGVTVNSLLPGSHATERLRALSGGDLEGAAAEIPAGRVGDPGDFGALVAFLCSRQAGFVTGSAIPVDGGEYRGLL, encoded by the coding sequence ATGGATCTCGGGTTGAGCGGCAGGCGGGCCGCGGTGGCGGCGGCGGGCGGCGGGCTGGGCTTCGCGGCGGCGCGGGCGCTCGCGGCCGAGGGCGTCCAGGTGGCGATCTGCGGCCGTGACCGCGACCGGCTGGAGGCGGCGGCCGGGAGGCTGAACGAGGAGGCGCCGGGCCAGGCCGTGCATCCGGTCGTCGCGGACGTGGGCACGCCGGAGGGCGCGGCCGGGTTCGTCCATGAGGCCGCGCGGGCGCTCGGCGGGGTGGACATCCTGGTGACCAACGCCGGCGGGCCGCCGCCCGGCGACTTCGACTCCACGCCGGTCGACGCGTACGGCCCGGCGCTTGACCTCAACCTGATGTCGGTCGTCGCGATGTGCAAGGCCGCGGTGCCGGCGATGCGGGAGCGGCGCTGGGGCCGGGTCGTAGCGATCACCTCGATCACGGTGCGGCAACCGATCCCCCGCCTCATCCTGTCCAACACGGCCAGGGCGGGGGCGACCGGCTTCCTCAAGACGCTGGCCCTGGAGGTCGCCGCGGACGGCGTCACCGTCAACTCGCTGCTGCCCGGCTCCCACGCGACGGAGCGGTTGCGCGCGCTGAGCGGCGGCGACCTGGAGGGGGCCGCCGCGGAGATCCCGGCGGGCCGGGTCGGCGACCCCGGTGACTTCGGCGCCCTGGTGGCGTTCCTGTGCTCGCGGCAGGCGGGGTTCGTGACCGGCTCCGCGATCCCGGTCGACGGCGGGGAGTACCGCGGCCTGCTGTGA
- a CDS encoding FHA domain-containing protein, which yields MATCPAGHASASPDYCDVCGERIGGAPPSVPAPGSGPGGSGPGGSAPGSGGTAGTSGIPAVPGGNPCPDCGTPASDRFCEECGYDFATGGGKPTPAPPEEPPIPAPAPEPVPDPPSPAPSSPATGPEGGREAEGAPAADGWVAVVSADRGYYDAIIAELDPDAGVIAFPPYCPERRVPIGGGQVRIGRRSASRGVTPEIDLRVAPEDPGVSHVHAVLLARPGGGWALVDPGSTNGTSLNGSTATIPLNVEVPVGDGDRIHVGVWTTITLRKGEAP from the coding sequence ATGGCGACCTGTCCCGCGGGCCACGCCTCCGCCTCCCCCGACTACTGCGATGTCTGCGGCGAGCGGATCGGCGGCGCGCCCCCGTCCGTTCCCGCGCCCGGTTCCGGCCCGGGAGGTTCCGGCCCCGGCGGGTCGGCACCCGGGTCCGGGGGGACGGCCGGTACGTCCGGGATCCCGGCCGTACCCGGCGGCAACCCCTGTCCCGACTGCGGCACCCCGGCCAGCGACCGTTTCTGCGAGGAGTGCGGGTACGACTTCGCCACCGGCGGCGGCAAGCCCACCCCGGCGCCCCCGGAAGAGCCCCCGATCCCCGCGCCCGCGCCGGAACCCGTCCCGGATCCGCCCTCCCCGGCCCCGTCCTCCCCTGCCACGGGACCGGAGGGCGGGCGGGAGGCGGAGGGCGCGCCGGCCGCCGACGGCTGGGTCGCGGTCGTCAGCGCCGACCGCGGCTACTACGACGCGATCATCGCCGAGCTCGACCCCGACGCCGGGGTGATCGCGTTCCCGCCCTACTGCCCCGAACGCCGGGTGCCGATCGGCGGCGGGCAGGTCCGCATCGGGCGCAGGAGCGCGTCACGCGGCGTGACACCGGAGATCGACCTGCGGGTGGCGCCGGAGGACCCCGGCGTCTCGCACGTCCACGCCGTGCTGCTGGCCCGCCCCGGCGGCGGCTGGGCGCTGGTCGATCCCGGATCCACCAACGGCACCAGCCTCAACGGCTCGACCGCCACCATCCCGCTCAACGTGGAGGTGCCGGTCGGCGACGGCGACCGGATCCACGTCGGAGTCTGGACCACGATCACCCTCAGGAAGGGCGAGGCGCCATGA
- a CDS encoding helix-turn-helix transcriptional regulator, with amino-acid sequence MANVATHRTDPTATDLTAAEIAALALSLAHLGTGPQAATARRALRTLLDTRSHDDVVTATLDTLTETLDASTADRARVVAAAITEHRVVRLCYGDAGANVTIREVEPVTCLVHRDHWYLVGWCRMRRGVRAFRFDRILAVESTGLLARPRRADRYLPFQRRVAAAA; translated from the coding sequence ATGGCGAACGTTGCGACGCACCGCACCGACCCCACCGCGACCGACCTCACCGCGGCGGAGATCGCCGCCCTGGCGCTCTCCCTCGCCCACCTGGGCACCGGCCCGCAGGCCGCGACCGCGCGCCGGGCCCTGCGCACCCTGCTCGACACGCGGTCCCACGACGACGTCGTCACCGCCACCCTCGACACCCTCACCGAGACCCTCGACGCCTCCACCGCCGACCGCGCGCGCGTCGTCGCCGCCGCGATCACCGAGCACCGCGTGGTGCGCCTGTGCTACGGCGACGCCGGCGCCAACGTCACGATCCGCGAGGTGGAGCCGGTGACCTGCCTGGTCCACCGCGACCACTGGTACCTCGTCGGCTGGTGCCGGATGCGCCGGGGCGTCCGCGCCTTCCGGTTCGACCGGATCCTGGCCGTGGAGTCCACCGGGCTGCTGGCCCGCCCGCGCCGTGCCGACCGCTACCTGCCGTTCCAGCGCCGGGTCGCCGCGGCGGCCTGA
- a CDS encoding glutamate ABC transporter substrate-binding protein, with the protein MMRARRTGLLAALTAAATLAAGACGVAGDGRESVADKDSLVVGVYTDHPGLGLRRPDGGHEGFDIDVAREVAGRLGVRGSALTFRRVTAATREGQLREGAVDLVVASYSITQERKTRVSFAGPYYVAHQDILVRRSDAEKVRSVRDLAGRRLCKVEGSVSFPRVRDEKGVDVLPQSASGYAQCLSLLSSGDLDAVSTDDLILAGLAAQAAKSRAGGPPLRIVNAPISDEPYGIGLAPDDLDGCEAVNKAITEMYQDGTMARLLKTWFGPVGLNVTTTVPQFEGCD; encoded by the coding sequence ATGATGCGAGCACGCCGGACCGGCCTCCTGGCGGCCCTGACCGCCGCGGCCACGCTGGCCGCGGGCGCCTGCGGCGTGGCGGGCGACGGGCGTGAGTCCGTCGCGGACAAGGACTCCCTGGTCGTCGGGGTCTACACCGACCATCCGGGGCTCGGCCTCCGGCGTCCCGACGGCGGCCACGAGGGCTTCGACATCGACGTCGCCCGCGAGGTCGCCGGGCGGCTCGGGGTGCGCGGGTCCGCCCTCACGTTCAGGCGGGTGACGGCGGCGACCCGTGAGGGGCAGCTGCGGGAGGGCGCCGTCGACCTGGTGGTGGCCAGCTACTCCATCACCCAGGAGCGCAAGACGAGGGTGTCCTTCGCCGGCCCCTACTACGTCGCCCACCAGGACATCCTGGTGCGCCGTTCGGACGCGGAGAAGGTCAGGAGCGTGCGGGACCTGGCGGGCAGGCGGCTGTGCAAGGTGGAGGGTTCGGTCTCCTTCCCGCGCGTCCGGGACGAGAAGGGCGTCGACGTGCTCCCCCAGAGCGCGTCCGGGTACGCCCAGTGCCTGTCCCTGCTCTCGTCGGGCGACCTGGACGCGGTCTCCACCGACGACCTGATCCTGGCGGGACTGGCCGCCCAGGCGGCGAAGTCCCGGGCGGGCGGGCCGCCGCTGCGGATCGTCAACGCGCCGATCTCCGACGAGCCGTACGGCATCGGCCTGGCCCCGGACGACCTGGACGGCTGCGAGGCCGTCAACAAGGCGATCACCGAGATGTACCAGGACGGCACCATGGCCCGCCTGCTGAAGACCTGGTTCGGCCCGGTCGGGCTCAACGTGACCACCACCGTCCCGCAGTTCGAGGGGTGCGACTGA
- a CDS encoding aminoglycoside phosphotransferase family protein gives MAGEREIEVPAGLAEVQSRANGDAGRAWLTALPELVSTALRHWDLRRDGAVRHGMAALVLPVVRPDGAPAVLKVRFVNEESEGEGAALRIWDGNGAVRLIDEDPLTGALLLERLDADRTLSSLEDDAQALKILTEILGRLVAHPAPEGTRRLTDIAHAMLGQVPEAVAALPGRRPILEACAGAVAELAGEAGDRLLHWDLHYDNVLAGTREPWLAIDPNPLAGDPGFDLMPALDNRWDDIVATGDVPRAVRRRFDLMVDMLGLDRRRAAGWTLGRALQNTLWDVEDGEPDMSPVQLAIAEALLPVFRR, from the coding sequence ATGGCGGGCGAACGGGAGATCGAGGTGCCGGCGGGGCTGGCGGAGGTCCAGTCGCGGGCGAACGGCGACGCGGGGCGGGCGTGGCTCACCGCCCTGCCGGAGCTGGTCTCCACGGCCCTGCGTCACTGGGACCTGCGCCGCGACGGCGCCGTACGGCACGGGATGGCGGCGCTGGTGCTGCCGGTGGTGCGGCCGGACGGCGCGCCGGCGGTGCTGAAGGTCAGGTTCGTGAACGAGGAGAGCGAGGGCGAGGGCGCCGCGCTGCGGATCTGGGACGGGAACGGCGCGGTCCGGCTCATCGACGAGGACCCCCTGACCGGGGCCCTGCTGCTGGAGCGACTGGACGCCGACCGCACCCTGTCCTCGCTGGAGGACGACGCGCAGGCGTTGAAGATCCTCACCGAGATCCTGGGACGCCTCGTCGCCCACCCCGCGCCGGAGGGGACGCGGCGGCTCACCGACATCGCCCACGCCATGCTCGGGCAGGTGCCCGAGGCCGTGGCCGCGCTGCCGGGCCGGCGGCCGATCCTGGAGGCGTGCGCGGGCGCGGTGGCGGAGCTGGCCGGCGAGGCCGGCGACCGGCTGCTGCACTGGGACCTGCACTACGACAACGTGCTCGCCGGGACGCGCGAGCCCTGGCTGGCGATCGATCCCAACCCGCTGGCCGGGGACCCCGGGTTCGACCTCATGCCCGCGCTGGACAACCGGTGGGACGACATCGTCGCCACCGGGGACGTCCCGCGGGCCGTACGGCGCCGGTTCGACCTCATGGTGGACATGCTCGGTCTCGACCGGCGGAGGGCGGCGGGCTGGACGCTGGGCCGCGCGCTGCAGAACACGCTGTGGGACGTCGAGGACGGGGAGCCGGACATGAGCCCGGTCCAGCTGGCGATCGCCGAGGCGCTCCTTCCGGTGTTCCGCAGGTAG
- a CDS encoding protein phosphatase 2C domain-containing protein: MTGGSVTGEAAGEPAKTAELTCPACAEVVFAGEDFCEACGQRLGKGAPVAGTAQPRAVPAGPSCASCGEGPIDADGYCERCGLRQPAERDHVEIELPGRAAAGVSDRGRRYSRNEDALALSAHPAGVAVVVSDGVGSSPRPDDASRAAADHGVAELEARLEAGDAPEAAVRAAVARAAGAVAALAESPAEAPSCTFVCAVTSHGSVTVGWVGDSRAYWLAAGAAGSRALTEDDSWAAYMVAEGTMTEAEAEAHPNAHVITGWLGADAEEVRPHVAAFTPDPGAPGTLLVCSDGLWNYLPKAADLAAVLSAASADPAADPLGAARALVRHALDAGGRDNITVAVVPLPLSPSPSSMERER; this comes from the coding sequence ATGACGGGGGGATCCGTGACGGGAGAGGCGGCCGGCGAGCCGGCGAAGACGGCCGAGCTGACCTGCCCGGCCTGCGCGGAGGTGGTCTTCGCCGGGGAGGACTTCTGCGAGGCGTGCGGGCAGCGCCTCGGCAAGGGCGCGCCCGTGGCGGGGACCGCGCAGCCCCGGGCCGTGCCCGCGGGGCCGTCCTGCGCGAGCTGCGGCGAGGGCCCCATCGACGCCGACGGCTACTGCGAGCGGTGCGGGCTGCGGCAGCCCGCCGAACGCGACCACGTGGAGATCGAGCTTCCCGGACGGGCGGCGGCCGGTGTCAGCGACCGCGGCAGGCGCTACAGCCGCAACGAGGACGCCCTGGCCCTGAGCGCGCACCCGGCGGGTGTCGCGGTGGTCGTCTCCGACGGCGTCGGCTCCTCCCCGCGTCCCGACGACGCCTCGCGCGCCGCCGCCGACCACGGCGTGGCCGAGCTGGAGGCGCGGCTGGAGGCGGGGGACGCGCCGGAGGCGGCGGTGCGCGCGGCCGTGGCGCGGGCGGCCGGCGCCGTCGCCGCCCTGGCCGAGTCGCCCGCCGAGGCCCCGTCGTGCACCTTCGTCTGCGCGGTGACCTCGCACGGCTCGGTGACCGTCGGCTGGGTCGGCGACAGCCGCGCCTACTGGCTGGCCGCCGGCGCGGCCGGGTCCCGGGCCCTCACCGAGGACGACTCCTGGGCCGCCTACATGGTGGCCGAGGGCACGATGACCGAGGCCGAGGCCGAGGCGCACCCCAACGCGCATGTCATCACCGGGTGGCTGGGCGCCGACGCCGAGGAGGTCCGGCCGCACGTCGCCGCGTTCACCCCGGACCCGGGCGCGCCCGGCACGCTGCTGGTCTGCAGCGACGGCCTGTGGAACTACCTGCCCAAGGCGGCGGACCTGGCGGCGGTGCTGTCCGCCGCGTCCGCCGACCCGGCGGCCGACCCGCTCGGCGCCGCGCGGGCGCTGGTCCGGCACGCCCTGGACGCGGGCGGGCGCGACAACATCACCGTCGCCGTGGTGCCCCTTCCCCTTTCCCCCTCTCCGAGCAGCATGGAGCGCGAGCGTTGA
- a CDS encoding tetratricopeptide repeat protein, translating to MAATASPGPVPAPGGSGGTGPGSCAQPGCTGTIEDGYCDVCGMPPAQAETPGRAPSPAPERTARDAGPPGRCGQSGCAGTIVDGYCDVCGMPPSSGSASSSGSGPSSSSGTGSFGTGSFGTGSFGTGSARTGSTRTGSSRSSGRRGMLGAGLVEVPRIPYRDPSSAVLSDPRVPENRRFCSSCGEPVGRSREGRPGRAEGFCPKCRTRFSFTPKLSPGELVGGQYEVLGCIAHGGLGWIYLAKDRNVNDRWVVLKGLLDTGDADARAAAAAERAFLAEVEHPNIVKIYNFVQHGDAEYIVMEYVGGDSLRDILLRRRREGGADALPVGQAIAYGLEVLQAFGYLHAQGLVYCDFKPDNVIQSEEQLRLIDLGGVRRLDDQDGAIYGTVGYQAPEIADVGPSIGSDLYTVGRALAVLSFSFKGYTGAYADSLPPRAEVPVLARFESYDRLLRRATHRDPARRFRDAAEMAEQLTGVLREVLAIEDGMPRPAPSGLFGPERSVPGTDLARLTGGPEVLPAVTPAEAAAALPVPLVDGGDPAAGFLAGLTALEPARLAAAVANATERTPEVRLTLARVRIELAAYGEARALLDEAEEDRPDDWRIAWYRALATLAEGRVDEAAPLFDGLYDLLPGEAAPKLALAYCRERSAPGEAARLYETVWRTDPGHIGAAFGLARVHLAAGDRATAMAVLDSVPEISIRYVSARVAAVATAVRGRPPAELTAAGLAAAGDRLEGLGLEGERLEWLTVEILEAALGWVRLGTARGGHPQGGLLLGTPLTETGLRRRLERTYRSLARRTAAREERRWLIDCANAVRPRTLL from the coding sequence ATGGCGGCCACCGCGAGCCCGGGTCCGGTCCCGGCCCCGGGCGGATCCGGCGGAACGGGACCGGGCTCCTGTGCCCAGCCGGGCTGTACCGGGACGATCGAGGACGGCTACTGCGACGTCTGCGGCATGCCGCCCGCGCAGGCGGAGACACCGGGGCGGGCACCGTCACCGGCCCCGGAGCGGACGGCTCGCGACGCGGGCCCTCCCGGCCGGTGCGGTCAGAGCGGCTGCGCGGGCACGATCGTGGACGGCTACTGCGACGTGTGCGGCATGCCGCCCTCGAGCGGGTCCGCCTCGTCCAGCGGGTCCGGCCCGTCCAGCTCGTCCGGCACCGGTTCGTTCGGGACGGGCTCGTTCGGGACGGGCTCGTTCGGGACGGGCTCGGCCCGCACCGGCTCCACCCGGACGGGCTCGTCCCGGTCGTCGGGACGGCGCGGCATGCTGGGCGCGGGCCTGGTGGAGGTCCCGCGCATCCCGTACCGCGATCCCTCCTCGGCGGTCCTCTCCGATCCGCGGGTACCCGAGAACAGGCGCTTCTGCAGCAGCTGCGGCGAGCCGGTGGGCCGCAGCCGGGAAGGGCGCCCCGGCCGTGCGGAGGGGTTCTGCCCCAAGTGCCGGACGCGCTTCTCGTTCACGCCCAAGCTCTCCCCCGGCGAGCTGGTGGGCGGCCAGTACGAGGTGCTGGGCTGCATCGCCCACGGCGGCCTCGGCTGGATCTACCTGGCCAAGGACCGCAACGTCAACGACCGCTGGGTGGTGCTCAAGGGCCTGCTCGACACCGGTGACGCCGACGCGCGGGCCGCCGCGGCGGCCGAGCGCGCCTTCCTCGCCGAGGTCGAGCACCCCAACATCGTCAAGATCTACAACTTCGTCCAGCACGGCGACGCCGAGTACATCGTGATGGAGTACGTCGGCGGCGACTCGCTCCGCGACATCCTGCTGCGGCGCCGCCGGGAGGGCGGGGCGGACGCGCTCCCGGTCGGGCAGGCGATCGCCTACGGGCTGGAGGTCCTGCAGGCGTTCGGTTACCTGCACGCGCAGGGGCTGGTCTACTGCGACTTCAAGCCGGACAACGTGATCCAGTCCGAGGAGCAGCTCCGCCTGATCGACCTGGGCGGGGTGCGGCGGCTGGACGACCAGGACGGCGCGATCTACGGGACGGTCGGCTACCAGGCCCCCGAGATCGCCGACGTGGGCCCCTCGATCGGGTCCGACCTCTACACCGTCGGCCGGGCGCTGGCGGTGCTGAGCTTCTCGTTCAAGGGCTACACCGGCGCCTACGCCGACAGCCTGCCGCCGCGCGCCGAGGTGCCGGTGCTGGCCCGGTTCGAGTCCTACGACCGGCTGCTGCGCCGCGCCACCCACCGGGACCCGGCCCGGCGGTTCCGGGACGCGGCCGAGATGGCCGAGCAGCTCACCGGGGTCCTGCGCGAGGTGCTGGCCATCGAGGACGGCATGCCGCGGCCCGCGCCGTCCGGGCTGTTCGGCCCGGAACGGTCGGTGCCCGGCACCGATCTGGCCCGGCTGACCGGGGGCCCGGAGGTGCTGCCGGCGGTCACGCCGGCCGAGGCCGCCGCCGCGCTGCCGGTGCCGCTGGTGGACGGGGGCGACCCGGCCGCCGGGTTCCTGGCGGGGCTCACCGCGCTCGAACCGGCCCGGCTCGCCGCGGCGGTCGCGAACGCCACGGAGCGCACGCCCGAGGTCAGGCTGACGCTCGCCCGGGTCCGCATCGAGCTGGCCGCCTACGGCGAGGCGCGCGCCCTCCTGGACGAGGCCGAGGAGGACCGGCCGGACGACTGGCGGATCGCGTGGTACCGGGCGCTGGCGACCCTCGCCGAGGGCCGGGTGGACGAGGCGGCGCCGCTGTTCGACGGGCTCTATGACCTGCTGCCCGGGGAGGCGGCGCCGAAGCTGGCGCTGGCGTACTGCCGGGAACGGAGCGCGCCCGGGGAGGCCGCCCGGCTGTACGAGACGGTCTGGCGGACCGACCCCGGCCACATCGGCGCCGCGTTCGGCCTGGCCCGGGTGCATCTGGCCGCGGGTGACCGCGCGACGGCGATGGCGGTGCTGGACTCGGTGCCGGAGATCTCGATCCGGTACGTCTCCGCGCGGGTGGCGGCGGTGGCCACCGCCGTAAGGGGCCGCCCGCCCGCCGAGCTGACCGCCGCCGGGCTGGCGGCGGCCGGGGACCGGCTGGAGGGGCTGGGCCTGGAGGGCGAGCGGCTGGAGTGGCTGACCGTGGAGATCCTGGAGGCGGCGCTGGGCTGGGTGCGGCTGGGCACGGCCCGCGGCGGGCATCCGCAGGGCGGGCTCCTGCTCGGCACGCCGCTGACCGAGACCGGGCTGCGCCGGCGGCTGGAGCGGACCTACCGCTCGCTGGCCCGCCGCACCGCCGCCCGTGAGGAACGGCGGTGGCTGATCGACTGCGCCAACGCCGTACGGCCGAGGACGCTCCTGTGA
- a CDS encoding vWA domain-containing protein, protein MSEQPQFSIKIDQNRFLPEGGREVHAIVSVEATGAPASAMPDTAEAAEVIIIDTSGSMSYPDTKLRSAVAAAQTAVDTIRDGVYFAVVSGANSATMVYPHMARLVRADARTRVEAKHAVGRLQAQGGTAIGSWLRLADELFDSHQRGIRHAILLTDGNNQHETVEELDAALARCSGRFVCDCRGVGTDWEVAELRKISSALLGSVDIVADPQDLVADFQAMTEAAMGKAVADVMLRVWTPQAARLRFVKQVMPSVQDLTAKRMAAGPQAGDYPIGAWGSESRDYHISVEVPPGEVGKELRAAWVKLVVPGPAGQEPRVLATGNVLAQWTDDEAASTRINARVAHYTGQAELAEVIQEGLQARKDGDLETATARLGRAVRLADEAGNEAITTLLRKVVDVVDPVTGTVRLKKNVDKADEMSLDTRSTKTVRTRKGEG, encoded by the coding sequence TTGAGCGAGCAGCCGCAGTTCAGCATCAAGATCGACCAGAACAGGTTCCTGCCCGAGGGCGGCCGGGAGGTGCACGCCATCGTGTCCGTGGAGGCGACGGGCGCGCCCGCGTCCGCCATGCCGGACACGGCGGAGGCCGCCGAGGTGATCATCATCGACACCTCGGGCTCGATGTCGTACCCCGACACCAAGCTGCGGTCGGCCGTCGCCGCCGCGCAGACCGCGGTCGACACCATCCGGGACGGGGTGTACTTCGCGGTCGTCTCGGGGGCCAACAGCGCCACCATGGTCTACCCCCACATGGCGAGGCTGGTGCGCGCGGACGCCAGGACGCGGGTGGAGGCCAAGCACGCGGTCGGCCGGCTCCAGGCGCAGGGCGGCACCGCCATCGGCTCCTGGCTGCGGCTGGCCGACGAGCTCTTCGACTCGCACCAGCGGGGCATCCGGCACGCGATCCTGCTGACCGACGGCAACAACCAGCACGAGACCGTCGAGGAGCTGGACGCGGCGCTGGCCCGCTGCTCGGGCCGGTTCGTCTGCGACTGCCGCGGCGTGGGCACCGACTGGGAGGTGGCCGAGCTGCGCAAGATCTCCTCGGCCCTGCTGGGCAGCGTGGACATCGTCGCCGACCCGCAGGACCTGGTCGCCGACTTCCAGGCGATGACCGAGGCGGCCATGGGCAAGGCGGTCGCCGACGTGATGCTGCGCGTGTGGACGCCGCAGGCCGCCCGGCTGCGCTTCGTCAAGCAGGTGATGCCGTCCGTGCAGGATCTCACCGCCAAGCGCATGGCGGCGGGCCCGCAGGCGGGCGACTACCCGATCGGGGCGTGGGGCTCGGAGAGCCGCGACTACCACATCAGCGTCGAGGTGCCGCCCGGCGAGGTGGGCAAGGAACTCCGCGCGGCGTGGGTCAAGCTGGTGGTCCCCGGCCCCGCCGGGCAGGAGCCGCGGGTGCTGGCGACCGGCAACGTCCTGGCCCAGTGGACCGACGACGAGGCCGCCTCGACCAGGATCAACGCGCGGGTGGCGCACTACACCGGCCAGGCCGAGCTGGCCGAGGTCATCCAGGAGGGCCTGCAGGCGCGCAAGGACGGCGACCTGGAGACCGCCACCGCACGGCTCGGCCGGGCGGTCCGGCTGGCCGACGAGGCGGGCAACGAGGCGATCACCACGCTGCTGCGCAAGGTGGTGGACGTGGTCGACCCCGTCACCGGCACCGTGCGGCTCAAGAAGAACGTCGACAAGGCCGACGAGATGTCGCTGGACACGCGTTCCACCAAGACGGTGCGCACCCGCAAGGGCGAGGGCTGA